AGTCTTTACACAAACACCTCAACTAATCACTCTGCCTGTGAGGATTGGAAGGCTAGATACCCCATAGTTACCAAAACCTCAAAGCCCAGTGAAGGTCTGACCATATACCCCGGTAATTACACCTGCTACACAAACTATGGGAAAGGGAAAAGGTTCTTAGGAAACTTTACAATAGGGTACTGTTCTACCTACAGTAACCTGACCGGAGAAGAAACACAGAATCAGGTGCAATCCCTTGGTGACATCTATTGGATCTGTGGGATATGAAAATCAGAACCCGGTTAGAAGGTAACTGGACTGGTGAATGTGCTTTAGCAAAGGCCATTATGCCCTTGCACATCCTAGGAGAGAAGACCCCTATGGCAGAAAATAAACGAAGGAAAAGGGAAGTTTCCCCAGGAGGAAGCTTTGatccacatgtatatatagatactATTGGAGTCCCAAGGGGGGTACCAAATGAATTTAAAGCCAGAGATCAGGTAAAGGCAGGATTTGAGTCCTTAATTCCTATAATTACCATTAATAAAAATGTTGATTGGATAAATTACATATACTACAACCAGCAGAGGTTTGTGAACTACACTAGGGATGCTCTGAAAggcctagcagaacaattggaaatCACCTCACGGATGACATTTCAAAATAGACTAGCTCTAGACATGGTTTTGGCAGAGAAAGGTGGGGTCTGTAAGATGCTTCCTGATGCTGGTGTATGCTGAGCGTACTGTATATTACAGACAATACTGGTCCAAATGAGTAGGTCACTCTAGCCATTAAAAAGTTGGAGGATTTGTCAACAGAACTAAAAAAAGAACTCAGGGATTATAGACCCCTGGGACCAGTACTTTAGTTGGATGAATGGGTGGCAGAAGATTCTTGCCCAAATAGGGATTATGGTTCTAATAATCCTGGTTATCCTAGCATTAGTAGTGTGTTGTGACCTGCCTTGTATCCGGAAGGTGATGGAGAAGACTGTTGAGGTAACCACACTCACCTTCTTCCAATATGATGACACAGAAACTGAAAAACCCTACACTCCCCTACAGTCACTTCTAGTTAATTATCGAGTCATTCAACCATGAGGGATAGACATTTGACTTTTCTATGAGCAAAGTCTGCAACAAGGGGGGTGATGGACAAGCCATCACTCGTCTAACGTGCAGCATTCAAAGAGTTCCTAGGCACATAGAGACAGATGTGGTAGGACAACTCATCTAGGGACAGTAAAATGGCATTTTAAGGGGGGACTGTGAGGGAATTATACAATGCTGATTTCACTTGTTATACATTccttatttaaaatggctgccagctccttctctccccccttccatCTAGTAAAGTTCACAGAGACTAAGATGACTCCTCCATCTGGGACTGCACCTTGTGTACACAAGACAAGAATCCTGGGAAGGAAAGACCACCTTATATGGAACCAGCCAATCATGAACTGCCTAATGTACTATAACACATTGCCTATGTAAACCTATGTTGTGTGTCTTAGATAAGGCATCACCCCGGCCCTATTAAAAGAGAGAATCTTGGAAGTGCTCCAACTGAACAGTGTCTGTCAGTGTGTTCTTCCGGCGTGCACGCATTCCATTAATTAGGCTCAATGGCAGATGACCACATACGGTCTGGGATTGACCAAATCCATATCAACattggtaagtgccttgtattaactttctttacatgcaGCTCAATACAATGAGATATCTTGTCATTGTAATAATTACATAACATAGTTGTCTACTTGCGTGTATATATAGCAGCCAGTGGATATGTATTTTTCCTGTTAGAAGGGCGAGGGTGTTAACATCCCTTGTAGCTCTTTCTGATAAACGAAGATCACTCCCACTGGGTGTTCACTGGAGAATGTTACTTTCATTTCTTCCTTCTGCTGTCAGCTATGGCGACTGCTGGTCTAAGAAAGGAGCTTGAATGTTCCATCTTTCTGTACACTTTTACTGATCCTGTAACCCTGAGATGTGGACACAACTTCTGCCGGGTCTGTATAGATCAGGTCCTGAATACACAGGAGGAGTCAGGGGTTTATTCCTGTCCTGAATGTAGAGAAGAGTTTCAGGAGCGGCCTGCACTGCAGAGGAACATAAATCTACATAATGTAGCAGAACGTTTCCTGTCTACTCAATCACATCAGAAGGAGGTCACTGGgatctgctgcacttactgtatTCACTCTCCTGTACCTGCTATTAAGTCCTGTCTGATGTGTGAGGCTTCTCTGTGTGATAATCACCTGAGAGTTCACAGCAAGTCAGCAGAACATGTCCTAACTGAGCCCAGCACTTCTCTGGAGAGCAGGAAATGTTCTGTCCATAAGAAGATCCTGGAATATTACTGCACTGAGGACTTGGCTTGTATCTGTGTGTCTTGCAGTTTGGCTGGAGAACACCGGGGACACCGGGTGGAGATGCTGGATGAGGCATCTGAGAAGAAGAAGGAGAAACTGAGAAATGTTCTACAGAAACTCATCACAGACAGAATGGAAACTGATCAAAGAGTTAAAAGTCTGGAGGAGCACAGGGGAAAAGCCCTAGCAaaagcatctggagaagaaaaaAGAGTCATAGCCCTGTTTAAAGGTATCAGGGGACAGTTGGATGACCTGGAGAAGAAGGTCCTGAGTGACATTTCCAGGCAGGAAGAACAGGTCTCACTGTCACTGTCTCATATGATCGAGAAGCTGGGAATAAAGAAGGACGAGCTGTCCAGGAAGATGAGACACATTGAGGAGCAGTGTAACATGACTGATCCACTGACTGTCTTACAGGAACCAAACACAGGTGACTTGTGTGATCCTGATGAGAACATAGGGGGAAATAAGACACATGATGTAGATGTGGCTGTAATTACAGATATTTTACATGCAGGGATATCTGATATAATCACATATCTGCAGACCATCTCACCTAAAAATCTAAAAGAAATGCCCAGTCATGCAGAAACGGCAGCTCTTAAGCCGCGTCAGCGAGTAGTGCTGAGAAAGATTTACTCTTTCAACACAGCTGTTCGCAGACGGCGTTTTAAAAACGGTAGGTCCTCCTTCATGTGACCCCACACCACTGTGTCCGTTGTtcctttttccatgattttctgcggacccattgactttcaagggGTCCGTGTAAAATTCGGCTAATGaactgtttgtcatccgcgtccgtgatccgtgtttcaagtccgtaaaaaaaaaatatgacctttttcacggacaacggttcgcggacccattcaagtcaattgttCAGTgtaaaaacacggaggcacacaagattgtcatccgcatccgcgtccgtttttttcctatcatttgcatggcaaacttgacttagattttttttttactttccttcatgtctggagatcctccaaaaataaaggaagacacatggaaacaaaaacggacacggatcacggaacaacggaacccctttttgcggaccgcaaaaaaataatgttgtgtgcatgaggcctaacaggaaTGACTAGGAGATTTGCCAACTCTTCTTGGAGTAAAGACTGTATTAGACTGTCCGATAATGtaccagatcatcactaacgaggGTTCATAGGAACGTCCATTAGCAACGGTCTGCCAgtataatactgccgccgattacacGATGAATGAGCAGATTCTTGTTTATCAGGCAATCCAGGTTTTTAAGCAGGCTTAAAAAATCATTGCTTGCCGGCAGATCGTGTTGTCTAATCACAATCTACTGCTGGCAAACAACAAGTCAATATGGGGATGAGAGATGGCATTAGCAATCtatcctccctatactgtggaggagatcagtgcagtggtctcctctactaacgagcaggcgattgccaggaaggaacgcttccctcccgacaattttAATGCAATACAGCTTCCCCTGTTTTCCTGGGCAagatcagggttgccaaccagaatttttcttcttTCGGGACAGCTTCATGCTGCATTATGTGTATATTAAAGGGATGGTGCCATAAAGTACTTTTCACTCTAAAGTTTTTCATCAAACACTCCAGCTCCTGTTGCTCCttggatctttttttttgtttagttttttttttttttttttttcaatttcacctcaTTTGCACTTTTCTCTTATCCTGCCATACTCGAATGCTACTCTCTGGTTTGTCATGAGACTGCTGTCCCTTCgtgccttagggcagtgagatgtgtcctgactCCTGACACTGTGATCCACAGCTATCTGACACTAACCAGTTCATTTTCAATcttcacatattcaaaatgctcATTTGTTAGATAGATAAACAATAATGCATTTTGCGCTATCTAtttatccaggggcgtagctttaGGAAGTGcaaaggtagcagtcgctactgggcccaggagcctgagggggcccaaagacccttgtgccacataagacactggcattatagaaagtgcatgctggtcaagttacacctctggtgggagggaaggggttaggtcaagtatTTGGCTTGGCAGGaaaggggggggtgcagtttaaatttttgctTCAGGCAGCACGAAGAGTATGGGCCAGATCTATCATTACaattacatcttactccacttttacatctgtccaaagtcagatttattatcggccctttaatactgtgataaatatggtttgacggtagcagtttatcagtcagtaagcagctttacaaaagtcgcacgtctttacgataaagtcgcatgttctattaacaagtcgcataagataagcatggacctccactggagtgaaattgcacaattttttgcgactttttaaattgtcccaatagtaaatctgtctagagatttatttacataagaaaacacgcccactttcagaaaactggcgagcatagtgcagagccaataaaagtcgcaaatttttgcgcagttttagcgattgcgcaaaaatttgcgaatttttcactcgattattttgacttgagctaatgataaatcaggacctatgtgcttccctggccacaaagcactgagggaagggggacccaagctgaactcgtgcaccagggcccatgagccattagctacgcccTGTACCTATCtctatctattgtctatctatTTATTCATTCCTAACTGACATGTACCTGACACTGCACACAGAGTGTGTGGAGAAGAAGTTCTCTGAACTTGTGCGTCCTCTATAAAAAGGCTCCACTACAGGACGTAACCAACAGCAACTGAAATGGAAAATAATTTACCACAGGACACAATGGTGGGCtgttttgataaatggtggtTTTTAGGTAAAGTGATATAACAGCGATATCTGTTGggtgggatacatttatattagtggcacaacccgttatagggtactttcacactagtgattttgttttttcaggtatt
The Bufo gargarizans isolate SCDJY-AF-19 chromosome 2, ASM1485885v1, whole genome shotgun sequence genome window above contains:
- the LOC122926111 gene encoding uncharacterized protein LOC122926111 gives rise to the protein MATAGLRKELECSICLNLYTNPVTLRCGHNFCQVCIDQVLNTQEEPGVYFCPECRAEFPERPALQRNITLCNIVENFLSTQPHQEEVTGICCTYCIHSPVPAIKSCLMCEASLCDNHLRVHSKSAEHVLTEPSTSLESRKCSVHKKILEYYCTEDAACICVSCSLAGEHRGHRVEMLGEASQKKKEKLRNVLQILITDRMKTDERVKSLEEHWGNALAKAAGEEKRVIALFKGIRGQLDDLEKKVLSDISRQEEQVSLSLSDMIEKLGIKKDKLSRKMKHIEEQCNMTDPLTVLQEPDAGDLCDPDENIGGNKTHDVDVAVITDILHAGISDIITYLQTISPKNPKEMSPQPHMFQFLTKHAETAAPKPIQQVMLQKPYPLNQAVRRHPLQSNNSPFKYLHGALVVCCDLPCIRKVMEKTVELFLINEDHSHWVFTGECYFHFFLLLSAMATAGLRKELECSIFLYTFTDPVTLRCGHNFCRVCIDQVLNTQEESGVYSCPECREEFQERPALQRNINLHNVAERFLSTQSHQKEVTGICCTYCIHSPVPAIKSCLMCEASLCDNHLRVHSKSAEHVLTEPSTSLESRKCSVHKKILEYYCTEDLACICVSCSLAGEHRGHRVEMLDEASEKKKEKLRNVLQKLITDRMETDQRVKSLEEHRGKALAKASGEEKRVIALFKGIRGQLDDLEKKVLSDISRQEEQVSLSLSHMIEKLGIKKDELSRKMRHIEEQCNMTDPLTVLQEPNTGDLCDPDENIGGNKTHDVDVAVITDILHAGISDIITYLQTISPKNLKEMPSHAETAALKPRQRVVLRKIYSFNTAVRRRRFKNGRSSFM